Part of the Vicugna pacos chromosome 3, VicPac4, whole genome shotgun sequence genome is shown below.
CTGAAGGCCATGAGATCTGCCTTGGGCGGTCCCTCCCCAGAGCACACTCTCTGTCGCCTCTGCTGCGAGTAAGACCAGCTCCCCACCGCGCTGGAGCACACCAGCCTGGGCTTCCCGGGCCCGCACGAGCCCTCGCTGGGCGGCGCCGAGCAGCGCAGCGCCGTGTACAGCAGCAGCGTGAGCACAAACAGGCTGGACACCGCGCAGATGGCGACGATCAGGTACACGTTCACATCCACCAGAGCCGCTTCCGCTCCAGCGGCGCCCGTCGACGCCCGCGAAGAGGCCTTGGGCGCCTGGCCGCTGTCCTCCAGCGACAGCAGCACGGTGGCCGTGGCCGTCAGCGCCGGCTCGCCGTGGTCCTTCACCAGCACCAGCAGGCGCTGGCGTGGCGCGTCCGCCTCGTCCAGGGCGCGCGTCGTGCTGATCTCGCCCGTGTACAGCCCCACGCGGAACGGGCTGCGCGCggcccccgccgccgcctgcaGCTCGTACGACAGCCACGCGTTGTAGCCCGAGTCCGCGTCCACCGCGCGCACCTTCGCCACCACGTGGCCCGCGCCCACCGACCGCGCCACCAGCTGGCTCAccgcgccggccccgcccccaggcccgGGTGGCAGCAGCGCAGGCGCGTTGTCGTTCTCGTCCAGCACGAACACCTGCAGCGTCACGTTGCTGCCCAGAGGCGGCACGCCCGCGTCGCGCGCGCTCACCTGGAACTGCAGCAGCTCCAGCTCCTCGTGGTCCAGCGGCTGCAGCGCGTACACCTTGCCGCTCTCCGCGTGCACAGACACGTAGCTCGACAGCGCTCGCTCGCCCACCCGCCGCTCCACCAGCGAGTACGACACCAGCGCGTTCTCCTGCGCGTCCGCGTCCCGCGCCGACACGGTGAAGATGTGGCAGCCGGGCGGGTTGTTCTCCTTCACGAACACCGTGTACTCGGGCTGCGCGAACGTGGGCGCGTTGTCGTTCACGTCGGCCACGTCCACGGACACGCTGGCCGTGGCCGACAGCGAAGGCGAGCCCCCATCCTTCGCGGTCACCACCAGCTCATAATTGGCCACGCTCTCGCGGTCCAAGGCGCTGTCCAGTACCAAGGAATAGTAATTCTTGAAGGTGGACACCAGTTTGAATGGGATATGGGGCGTTAGTGAGCAGGTCACCTGACCGTTGGCGCCAGAGTCATGATCGGACACGCTAATTAAGGCTATGACGGTGCCCACTTGAGCATCCTCTCGCACCGGAAGAGCCAAAGAAGTGACTACCACCTCAGGTGAATTATCATTTTCATCCAGTATTTCCAATAGGACACTGCAGTGACCAACCATTGGTGGAGTTCCTTTATCTGTAACATCTACATGGATTTCATAAGTGTTACTATCCTCAAAGTCAATAGCATCATTTACTCTTATTTCTCCAGTCCTTTCATTCATTAGAAATTTCCTTCTTATGTTAGGTGGGACCAAAGAGCTAAATGAATATATTATTTCCTTGTTTATTCCTTCATCCGCATCAGAAGCATTTAGCCATATTACCAACGTTTGGTTGGCTGAATTTTCATACATCTTAACTTCATAAATGGATCTGTCAAATATAGGTGCGTTATCATTGGCATCTAATACCGAGATCTGCAGTGTAACAGACCCCTTGAGTTCAGGTTTGCCTCCATCAGTTGCAGTTAATAACAACTGAAGCTGAGGATTTTCTTCACGATCCAGCAGTTTTTGTAGAACAAGCACCGGGAATTTGCCTTTGTCCTTTTTGTTTATAATATCGAGCGTGAAAAACTCATTGGGACTGAGTCTGTAAGTAAGCATTGCGTTCTCTCCAACATCCGCATCAGATGCGCCTTCTAGAGGAAAGCGAGAGTCAAGCAGTCGAGATTCGGGAATTGAGAGCTTTTGTTCTGAGGCGGAGAAGACCGGCGGATTGTCGTTAATGTCTTTCACCTCCACCTCCACGTGGAACACCTGCAGCGGCCTGTCCACAATCACCTCCAGGTGGATGCTGCACTCCTCACTCCGCCCGCACAGCTCCTCCCGGTCGATCCGAGAATTCACAAACAAAATGCCATTCTGCAGATTTACCTCCAGAAGGTCCCCGCGCCCTTTGGACGCCACCCGGAACAGGCGCGGCACCAGCTccgccagctccagccccaggtcCTGCGCGATGCGGCCCACGAAGGTGCCGTGTTTGGCCTCCTCGGAGACGGAGTAGTGGACCTGACCGCTCCCCGCCTCCCAGGCTGCGACGAGCAGAAATGAGAGAAGCAGACGCTGGGTTCTCGGTCCGCTGAGCCTATAGAACAACATATCTTTCtcctgttttaaaaatcagtggctTGCCCGTCTAGAACACATCCACACGCTCTAAATTTTCCTATTCTATTCTTAAATCCAGTTTTATCGAAACGACTGAGATCTCCGAACGTAGCTGTTTCCTAGTCCTTGAGAAACAGGATTATGCCTTTGTTCTGAAAAGCCATTTTGTGGAAGACAGCGACATCCGGTGGCTTAACGTGTAAGTACAATTCCATGAGTTCAACAACTCATTCGTatcttttcattctatttttacatatttctATCTCTGTGGAATTTCAAACCTCACATTTTGTGTCTTTTGTATATAATAATAATCAGTGGCGATCCATAATGCAGGACTTTTCTTAAATGGAAAATCACAGACAAGTAATTTCTTCCCTAACCATGATTGTCATTCACTAAATTTGAAAACACCCTTAATATGTGTATAATTTTGAGTGTACTAGCATTTTGTTGAATAACAGATTAAAGTCTCTTCAAGTTCTAGCACTTAATTCACTTCtttttgtcattattttgatATTATATAAGCCTCATTTAGACACTCAGCTTAAGCATCAATTCTGTGGGGTATTTGCCATTTCCAAATTCTAGTTATCACTAGAATGTAGAGGGAAGATTACAGACATCAACATCAGAAATTCCTCCATTCCAATTCCTAGTCTCCAACTTACTAGTTTTGTAACTTGGGGGAAATAATTTAACCTCTCTGTCTCAGTGTCCACTTTCATAACATTCATaacatattaataataatatggtGGTTGAGTGAATTATGATTTAGTAAGTGCCTAGGATAGTACCTTAAGGAGAGTGAGTGCTTCACAAATGGCAGTTATCCTCAGGCCTCAATTTAGCCACATTGTTTTCATAATACTCAAAACCAGAATTGGCTTTTTGGGAAAAATTATGACCTACAGAACAGTATCACTCTCCAAAGTCTTTATATTGCTACTGCACAGGCTGAGTGATGTTTCTATCTTTAAGAACACAGAAAAGTGCTTCAACTGAGAAACAAGTAATACAGGGGAAGTTTCAATTTTCATACACATCTGACATGGGCAAAAAGAACCTTAATTTTGATTCAAAATAGAATAATTCAAAAAGTTATGATTTCCACTTTCAGAGGTaactaatttcatcttttttatatttatgcttttcaAATACCCTAAATATACAGTTTTGACATTATCTAATAATTTTGTAAGTGTCAATAATGGTATTTATCACCtgcagtaaaaatattttctatttctcaaaattcttGGAATCAGATATTCAGTAACTGAAATTCTTTCTCCATTAATATATCTATGCTACTGAAAAAATTTGaagtttcaaaaaaagaaaaacttaatagGATCTTTTGTCTTATCCAAAGGTTAATTTCTTAGCTTAATAATGTtgtcattaataaaatatattttaaagaaatcaataATTTTGAACTCTTTTAGTTATTAAGAGCTGAAAAATAGAACATTAGTAaataagaaaattcagaaaaaattttttaaggaaattcaCAAGAATGATGGTCACTCGATTCATCAACTTATATGTgctactaaattctgtttttacaCTTCTCTACTCCTTTAGAATGATTCTAGTGTCAAAGTCTATTCAAATTCTTATTTTAAGGATTACTTTTCTTATAAAGCATGAATTTAAATGTAATGAGTTAATCTCTCCATCCACAATAGCAATGTTTAGTGTAAGCTACTATCTGGAGTTTAAAAATGAGTTTATCATTGATTAATCATCTCAACACAAAGATgataatataaattaaatttcattGCTGTTGAAGAGCATTTTTAAAACCAGATAACATAAATGTCCCAAGATAAATCtccaataatgaataaaaagtagTGGTAGTTAAGTTACATCCTGTCATACAATACGAACTTGCTTTCCCAAGCAACTCAATAGGGCTATTGTATCTAAAACTTCAGTTGACCATGACTCAACTGAAATGTTTAAGATGCAAATTTGCCAATACTACTTATTTCAGAAATTCTTTGGTGGTGTCTGGGAACCACAATGTTCAATAAGGACTCTCAATGTTGCTAATGCAGTTAGCATTGTCAGGTCTGAGGACAGAGTGACCATAGACCCCAATTTGCCTGGAATATGCTCCATGT
Proteins encoded:
- the LOC102527837 gene encoding protocadherin alpha-10, whose amino-acid sequence is MLFYRLSGPRTQRLLLSFLLVAAWEAGSGQVHYSVSEEAKHGTFVGRIAQDLGLELAELVPRLFRVASKGRGDLLEVNLQNGILFVNSRIDREELCGRSEECSIHLEVIVDRPLQVFHVEVEVKDINDNPPVFSASEQKLSIPESRLLDSRFPLEGASDADVGENAMLTYRLSPNEFFTLDIINKKDKGKFPVLVLQKLLDREENPQLQLLLTATDGGKPELKGSVTLQISVLDANDNAPIFDRSIYEVKMYENSANQTLVIWLNASDADEGINKEIIYSFSSLVPPNIRRKFLMNERTGEIRVNDAIDFEDSNTYEIHVDVTDKGTPPMVGHCSVLLEILDENDNSPEVVVTSLALPVREDAQVGTVIALISVSDHDSGANGQVTCSLTPHIPFKLVSTFKNYYSLVLDSALDRESVANYELVVTAKDGGSPSLSATASVSVDVADVNDNAPTFAQPEYTVFVKENNPPGCHIFTVSARDADAQENALVSYSLVERRVGERALSSYVSVHAESGKVYALQPLDHEELELLQFQVSARDAGVPPLGSNVTLQVFVLDENDNAPALLPPGPGGGAGAVSQLVARSVGAGHVVAKVRAVDADSGYNAWLSYELQAAAGAARSPFRVGLYTGEISTTRALDEADAPRQRLLVLVKDHGEPALTATATVLLSLEDSGQAPKASSRASTGAAGAEAALVDVNVYLIVAICAVSSLFVLTLLLYTALRCSAPPSEGSCGPGKPRLVCSSAVGSWSYSQQRRQRVCSGEGPPKADLMAFSPSLPPCPLPAIEVEEQSTEGDHCSKKDSSQFRCFKDYEHIHIKISWNIRNKNSEERSQKDYIFLLKKC